The following nucleotide sequence is from Longimicrobium sp..
ACTACAGGATCGCCGGGAACAGTGTGAGATTAACAAACCGCGGGCGGGCTCCCGCGGTGTTGGTGAATGGCAAGGCCCTTTCCCGAGGGGAATTCGAGGCGGAGCGGTCGCAACTTTTCCCAGACTTAGTTTTTGGTTACTACTCAGGCGACCGCCGAAGATTGGAAACGCTCTTTGATAGCCACCAACGGCGATACTATGACGCCATCAAAACCAACAATGATCCTGCCGAGTGCCAAGAGGCGCTTGAGGCTCGTCGGCTGTTCTACTGCAGGCCTATCCACGGGGTATTTGCACTCCTAGCATTCTTTGCTTTTCCAGAGGCGTCAGTTACGTCTCTTCTGGCAGATAAGTTGGGGATCACAGGGTTCCACTCTGCTCTTGCGCTGTTCCATGAGCCTTGGTTTTCAAAGAGCACGCGCAAGACTCGGCTTCGGGACGCGCATGAGTTATGGGGTGCAGAGGGTCCTGCTGGCGCTTGCGCGCGGGCACTGCGCGATGTAGCGTTTCATCCGCTTGCGTTAGAGGACAATCCCATCGACGACTACCGAGACAAAGGCGGGTCTGAGGCACAGTTCGCCGCGTTTCTTCGCACGGCCGATGCTCTCAAGGAGTTAGCCGATCAGTACCAAGGAGATCTTGCGTTGTTCTCTGCGCTGGAAGCGGTGGATATTTCCGATCTCATCCGTGATCTCCATCTTTGGGTCACCCGTAGAAATGATGACACAGGGGATGTATCCTTCGCAGATCTCTCGGATGGCGAGCGACAACTCCTGATGGTTTTGGGACTTATTCGAGTCTCACGTGGGCGACGGGCGTTGTTTCTGCTTGACGAACCTGATACCCATCTAAATCCTGTCTGGCAGCACGCCTACCTAAACCTGCTCCGGGATTGGACCGGCATCGCGGCAGATGCAGAGAACTGTCACATCATAATGACATCTCATAACCCACTTACGATTTCGGCACTAAGCAAGGAGGAAGTTCGCGTGCTGTTCGTTGATGACACGGGCAAGGTGTCCGCAGGGGCACCTTACACCGATCCACGGGGGATGGGATTTACTGCCACGTTGACCGAGATATTTGGCCTACCTACTACTCTTGATCCTGAGACACAACGGCTGGTCGACGCGAGGAACTCGCTTGCACGTCTGGAGGAGAGAACAGCTGAGCAGGAGCAACGGT
It contains:
- a CDS encoding AAA family ATPase gives rise to the protein MRLDRVYIEGYKNLHGITVDFSTETLTTVIIGQNGTGKSNLIEAITDVFRYVDINRGDIRFRYEVDYRIAGNSVRLTNRGRAPAVLVNGKALSRGEFEAERSQLFPDLVFGYYSGDRRRLETLFDSHQRRYYDAIKTNNDPAECQEALEARRLFYCRPIHGVFALLAFFAFPEASVTSLLADKLGITGFHSALALFHEPWFSKSTRKTRLRDAHELWGAEGPAGACARALRDVAFHPLALEDNPIDDYRDKGGSEAQFAAFLRTADALKELADQYQGDLALFSALEAVDISDLIRDLHLWVTRRNDDTGDVSFADLSDGERQLLMVLGLIRVSRGRRALFLLDEPDTHLNPVWQHAYLNLLRDWTGIAADAENCHIIMTSHNPLTISALSKEEVRVLFVDDTGKVSAGAPYTDPRGMGFTATLTEIFGLPTTLDPETQRLVDARNSLARLEERTAEQEQRLVLLNDQLARLGFMFEDREPLYQDFLHAWQDVRYADRPPLSPEEAARRHGVMSALIKRLLDNGSTA